The region TTGAGCGTAAATCCATGATGTGGAAGATGACACAGCTTTTACAAGAGGGCTGTGTGCTGTCCCACTTGGGAAGTGAGTGTTTAGTGGACAGCCGGATGTACACTCATTTAGCATCAACACTAACAAATATTTATCGTCTCGAACCATTGACATGTTGGCATACAAGTGGTATCTGTCACTTGTTGGAACTTTTAAacattgtgttcatttattaacACTTCATTACACATCTCCTACCTTGTTCATCACCGTGTAGGTGTGCACTTAAAGACTAAATTGAATCTTTATTCCCCCCCATGTACAGTGTGTCTTAATCGTCCTCTTTGTACGGCACAGTGTAaagatgtcattttaaaaacacaggctgtctattatttttttttctgggactGTGGTACATTTTCCATATCTTTAGTCTTATTTATAGATGTGAAATTTGAGCCTGTGGCTCACGAATAAGTTCATGGAGGACAACAtttctatagaaatgataataaatgGCACAGTGGTTAGCTTTATGAGGCCCATTGCTTTAAAGGCATTTAACAGAAATGAATGTGTCGTGAATGAATGCAGATCTAAATAAAGTCTAAATGGGTGGGAAATTAATTCTGACTGGATATAATCTACAACAGTTGGGATTTCATAGACTTGGAAGGGTGTAACATTTCTTTGTATATGATTACGATTCATTAATTTAATATACCAACAATTAAAACGGCTCACTAACCTTAGCTAAATTAGTTTACTTAGCTAACAAAAAACAGAGGACCTGTGTCTAAAAGTTCTCTCATGAcacttatatgtgtgtgtgtgtgtgtgtgtgtctccttttTCCAACTTTCAGCACGTTGTACTTCACCTACATTTTCGTTTCACACTGATCCTTGGAGACCGTGCGCTATACAAAACGgtgctttgtgtgtgtaacGTGCTGCAGTTTTCACACGTGGTGACACAGATTTGTGTGTGAACGCTGACCTTTTGCTGCTCGCTAAAAAATACCTTCATGCAATACATGACATTTCTTCTCTGAACTACGAAATCAAATTTTTGCCCTCAGGCACTGACAAACAGAAGCTTGCTGCTGACAatgtaatgaaacaaaaaagtttgaagcatacagaaaaaaaagaaaagaaaaaaaagagtcagaTGTCTGATATAAATCAGTAAAACATGGTTAGGTCAGGAATTTAGAGGCAAATTCCCCTGCGATGGAGGGCTGGGGCTGGTCTCGGCCTGCTACAGACGTGGCAGTgtggagggaggaggaggaagaggaggaggcgAGAGGGAGGAGATAAAGCCTCCAGTTCagcagataacacacacacacacacacacacacacacacattcctttaACTTTGTCATCCGTTAGAACATGTCCAGCAGTCTTCATTCATACAGACAATCCTTGTGCTTTAGGACATggcctattattattaatactaatgCTAAagataaaagtaataatatgaTGAACGATGAGCAGGGAATAAAATATGGCAcactgtgttgttataggaaagtaatctaAGCTAATCACGAGACACcattttccaataatagcatgccttatagtgttttattccttttacaccacagcaattttccacaACCAATTCTTTTAATTGACGATTGACCCATTatacgttttatccatttatatttacaataagttcctttctgttatcacttacgttataacgACTTTAAATATAAGACACCGTGAGATAAaatgttccctcaccagcctgtcttttattctcttttattcAGCTTGacattttatccaaaaaaaaagaaataaaataaaaaaaattcataaagtTACCCGATAAGATTATAGCAGCAGACGTCTGCTCACATCTATCACAATCTTTTGTGACTCCAATTTCAGAACGCTCTGAAGTGAGGTTTATTCAGGCCATGCAGCAGTCCCGGTCAGGTTCCCACAGCATTAGGACCTGGAGGAGTGAACTCATTTTCCACAGTAACTGGAGCATGGGGGCGGAGGGCTTCTGTGTCTGTCCTCCTGGAGAACGCAATCACAGCTGCTCATTTCAACTCCCCTTTCCAGAAGTTTCCTCGCATTGCAGGACAGATTTCCGACCGTGAAGGCCGACACGCACGACGACGGTCTCCTATAAGGTAAGAGAAACGTATGAGCTGAATGATTTAGCAGAGATCATGCAACAGGACAGCAGTGCAATAGTTCTTCCTTAAATGGTCTGGAAAGAgttggagcttttttttttttactcaggaTATTGAGTAGACCGCTGATGAATCTATAAAACTCACTCTAAAAGCTAGAGAGTTTGCTATGTTTGTTTCTGAGAATGTTGGGTACAATACATTGTAGCACTCTTATTGACTGTTCATTTCAATACCAGTTGGGATCATGGAAGTTTGTAGAAAATTAGAAGTGGGATGTGTTTCCGTTATCTCCAAATCCTCAAATCCAGTCTAAACTTCCTGTGATTGGAGTACACTTATCCTGCACCAAACCCTGATCAATCCTTTCAGATCTGTGCATAAATGTGTCTTATATGGACGTCCTGCATCTTGATATTGCAGTCTTACTCTCACAAATCCCTGTCCTTTAGTCCTTTTAGAGAAATCTGTGCACATAGCTCCCTCAGCAATCACAGCAATCCAGTTAGCTGAGCTTTcatctctggtgtgtgtgtgtgtgtgtgtgtttgtgtgtgcgtgcgtgaaAAAGGGTCCGTTAGAAAGATAAAAGATAAcaagataacaaaaaaaatttgtagTACATCTGCTCTTGTTTTGTCTGGAGTTATAGGCGCTGACGTGGCAGCTATGTAAGTATCTTCACTTGATGTCGTCTCAGGCTCTCTAGATGGAGCTCAGCAAGCCTGTAATTACACGACTATGGGTATTTCAAATCGAGCTCTGCTAAGCTCAGGCCATGGTGGTCAACTGTTAAAACTACCATAACAAAGCAGACCACTCTAAGGCCTTAAACAGCAACCCTTTAAATAAAGTGGTCCAAAAGAATAGCAAGATTAGAGCCATTAAATATAGCAAAACGTGTTGTTGGCATTTCACTGGACATCTTAAGGAGAGCTTCTCTGTGATGTGTCCCAAAACCTGTCCGAATTTCCTGAATAAAGTTATTCTTATTTAAACATGAAGAAGAACAAAGGACAACCTCATAAATGGGAAGATAGGTAAGAAGATCCAGTGGACAGGTTGGTGATTTTTGATTGGTGGTTAAACTAGTCGATCATTTTGTGCTGTATATTGAGCAAAATATGGGACCATCAGATCTTTAAGAAGGTATGAGGGAAAGAGAAAATCGTAACTGTTTAAGAATCTGGGGGGGAAAGGAAATGTAAAAAGAGAATTTTGTTGCAGAAGCATGAAACGCAACCCATTCTTCATGCCCTTGGTCTACGTGTGACTCTCATGTAAGTGGTTTATACAgacaaaacacatacatacataaacacatcatatactgtacagtaagtCATTTCTGAGTACTTAATCTTAAGACACAGTTCATTGTGTTAGGGACCGTTAGAGTATTTTTCActtgaatgaaaaataaaatgaatagccTTAAATACTTTAGCTATAAAACAAAGCGTGAAGCAAATTGGGAGCAGTTTGTTTTGACAAGCCATGGACCACAAAAAGAACCATAAATAAGCCATACTCAGACCACCCCTAAAAGTGATCCCACCTTTAAAGACCTCTAAAAGCAGTCGATTTTGATGGGTCAGACTTCATTTGTTGTGTTCACATATACACAACAAAAATGCTGAGTCATCAATCCAAGTCCACTTGGAATGCTAAAACAGGCCACATTTGGAAAATTTCAGGCATGCACTGAAACTCAGTTGGGTAATGTATAACTTGAGGAGTTGTTGCACCAAGGATTTTCATAAAGCAATGTTTAAGTCAAATTTCAGCAGAGTTTACAGTATATCTGGTTTGTTTCCCCCGCAGGGAAACACAATCACGTCTTGAAAACCATGTGGGTGAAATTCCTGGTGGGCCTCTGCCTGTTGGCCGGCGTCAGAGCAGACAAGAAGCTCAGCAGCCATGCAACCATCCTGGCAGACAACAGCGCCAACCTGGCCTTCGACCTGTACCACAACATGGCCAAAGAGAAAGACATGGAGAATATCTTGATTTCCCCTGTGGTGGTGGCTTCCTCGCTGGGTCTGGTGGCTCTTGGTGGAAAGGCCTCCACGGCATCGCAGGTGAAGACAGTCCTCAGTGGGAATAAAGTGAAGGATGAGAATCTCCACTCGGGCCTGGCTGAGCTTCTGAGCGAGGTTAGCAACCCTAAAGAGCGTAATGTCACCTGGAAGATAACCAACCGGCTGTACGGCCCCAGCTCGGTCAGCTTTTCTGAGGACTTTGTGAAGAACAGCAAGAAGCACTACAAGTACGAGCACGCCAAGATCAACTTCCGTGACAAGAAGAGCGCCGTCAATGCCATCAACGAATGGGCTTCCAAGTCTACTGATGGCAAGCTACCTGAGGTCACCAAAGATGTTGAGAAGACGGATGGCGCCATGATCATCAATGCGATCTTCTACAAACGTAAGTATTTGTTTACATCGGATTTAACAAATGTCAACGCAGAATTCGACTAATTCTTATCTCATACAATCCCAATAGCTCATTGGGATGAACAATTCCATCACCAGATGGTTGACAACCGTGCCTTCCTCGTCCATCGCTCATACACAGTGTCCGTACCCATGATGCATCGCACAGGTAAAACCTATAACCCACCAAGACATACCTGTTAATATATGTACCTGAATGCATACACAATGAAACACCTCATCTTGTCCTTTCTCTATAAGGTATCTACGGCTTTTACGATGACACCGCCAACAGCTTCTTCGTCCTGGAGATGCCACTGGCTCATAAGAAATCATCCGTAATCTTCATCATGCCCTACCATGTGGAGTCTCTGGAGAGGCTGGAAAAAATGCTGACGCGTAAACAGCTGGACATCTGGCAGTCTAAGATGGAGCAGAAAGCCGTGGCCGTCTCTTTGCCGAAGATCAGCATGGAGGTCAGCCACAATTTGCAGGTAAGAATGCGCTCAACAGCTCCAACCACCAGCACACCTGCTCCAGCAGTGAGGGTTCTTTGGCTGTCCTTCACTAGGAACTCTTAAGGGTTCTGTGTATATTCCTAAGATAGAGGATTTCCCTTTCATCAGTGAAAGCTTACGAAATAAGTACTTTACAAGAAAAAAGCAGCTATCTTCAgttatatttggtttaatgtCTAACCCTATGATCGAGGACTTCCCTTTCATAGAggtccaaagaacccttgaagaaagCCTTTTTCTATGGGTGTAGATTCTATCTCTGGTAAACCATGTTGTTTATATTGAGATAAAGATATATATTGAGAttattgagattttttttttttttacacttacaATCTTTTGCAGAAATATCTCGGAGAACTTGGTGTAACCGAAGCCGTGGATAAAACCAAGGCTGATTTATCCAACATCTCAGGAAAGAAAGACCTTTACCTGGCCAACGTCTTTCACGCCTCCGCCTTTGAGTGGGACGTTGCTGGCAACCCTGCAGACACCAGCATCTTCGGCACGGACAAGGTGAAGAACCCCAAACTGTTCTACGTGGACCATCCGTTCATCTTCCTGGTGAAAGATAAGAGCACAGGCTCCATCCTCTTCATCGGCAGGCTGGTCCGGCCCAAAGGCGAGAAGATGAGAGACGAATTATAACTGACTTCAGTGCAactttgaattgaattatatGGATAGCATgggtgcatgtgtatgtgtgtgactgtgtgtgtgagagtgagagaatgtgagcgtgtgtgtgtatgtgtgtggcatTAACTTTTGACTGAACCAGCAGAGGACTGTTACCTCAAGAGGACATTCCAAAAGATCTGTggaccaccaccagtgtgtttGAGGCATGTTCTgtcctaaacacacaccatgttaGACACAAAGCAGTGTGTACTCCGACAAAGCAATCCGACTCAGACGAAAGTGTgcgttagagtgtgtgtgttttattgaacCTTTCCATTCGAGGTTTTACAAAATGTAAGGAAATCAGTCAAAGAAAATGCAAAACCTTCCACTAAATACGTTTGTGAATATTCTGAAAACAAGTCTGACAAGATGACGTCATCAAAACAGTTCTGATGCTTTTCCAATATTGTTTGACCGCCCTTGTTGTCTTCCCCTTGAGTCTACATCACTTGCAGCTTACACAAACTCGAATTTGGTAGCAAAAACAATGTAGTCAAAGTGATTTCTTTGGAGGTCTGTGTggtttattttcttcacattatGTGCAAATTTTCCTGttgattagctagctagcatctATATTATctacatttgaattttttttaaagctagcaTCCTCATTGcctagcttgctagctaactagcagGATGTACATCTTGTTATGATTATTCTgctttacatttataaacaaaaacattccaaaacattcctTCTGGGAAGGAAATTGCATCAGACTGCAATGCCTTTTGGGTAACGCCTCACTTACCCGTGAGTCTCCCTCGGGTCTTCAAGAGCTAGCAAACTTCACTTGACCTAATAAAGAAGTGGATCAGCTCTCAAAATGGCAGAGGGGATTCCCTCAATGGGAAGTCGATAAGGGTGTGAGAAATACAATATTGTCACACACATTCGATATGTCATCTGATTTATTGCCTTTTCCTGCATCTACTCTTTATTTATACAACATTTCCATGTCTGTCAAAGCGGGAAGGCTTATTTTTCTTCAGGATAAAGATTGTCAAACGCAGGGATGCACGGTCACATGCTAATATTATGCATGATTTCCGAGGTACATCCTTTAACAGCATTCTCTCAGggttttagcttttcttgtacATGCCTGAACGGCCTTGCTGAGTTACAATATATGAAAGATGATCTGGGTTTGTGAAATATCTCGTAATATCTGAAGGATTTTACAAAGTGCACACAGAGTACATTCCTGTCGACCCTCAGATACACCCCCGTGTCTGGCCTGGTTGCAGTCCGCACTGAAAATGCTCCTCTGCACTAGAAAACCTGTGATTGACTGAATTTGTTGATCGGCCTAGCTATGAAATTGTTTTCCGATAAATTGTGTGTTCCAATTCCCCCCCTCCAATAAAATCTGCACCACTGAAAcgcttttatttgatttatatcTACATCTTTCCTGCATATAAAAGAAAAGCTGGTGTGATGCCAGTTAGCTGATGCATCACACAAACAAGAACGACACGATACATCAACTtcaaacataactttattctAACACAGCAATCAAAAAATGACTTCAACATctacaaaacaaatacagaaaagTTACCCTTTGACCGGTACAATTAAGAAGGGCTGGAAAaattgtcctgtcctgtcctgatttttttttttttttataatgataaCCCAACCTAAACCACGATTAGTACAATTAGTTATCCTCTATTAAAAGCTACATTGTTCCAGGCACatataaaatgtcattaataaaatatacatgcatTACAAGTATCCAGATTTATACTGCATTATTTAAGTTACGGACAAACCCGAAGGCTAAAAATAGGCTCCCATAAGGGAGCTGACATCATTTCCTGTCATGCATCCTCAATCAGAGAACAACAGAGAACCtgaaacaacagacatgcagggGGGAAAATGTCATATACAGAATATTTCAATCTGGGAAACTACTTATGTGTAgcttatgtgtatgtg is a window of Ictalurus furcatus strain D&B chromosome 16, Billie_1.0, whole genome shotgun sequence DNA encoding:
- the serpinh1a gene encoding serpin H1a, whose protein sequence is MWVKFLVGLCLLAGVRADKKLSSHATILADNSANLAFDLYHNMAKEKDMENILISPVVVASSLGLVALGGKASTASQVKTVLSGNKVKDENLHSGLAELLSEVSNPKERNVTWKITNRLYGPSSVSFSEDFVKNSKKHYKYEHAKINFRDKKSAVNAINEWASKSTDGKLPEVTKDVEKTDGAMIINAIFYKPHWDEQFHHQMVDNRAFLVHRSYTVSVPMMHRTGIYGFYDDTANSFFVLEMPLAHKKSSVIFIMPYHVESLERLEKMLTRKQLDIWQSKMEQKAVAVSLPKISMEVSHNLQKYLGELGVTEAVDKTKADLSNISGKKDLYLANVFHASAFEWDVAGNPADTSIFGTDKVKNPKLFYVDHPFIFLVKDKSTGSILFIGRLVRPKGEKMRDEL